From Corallococcus silvisoli, one genomic window encodes:
- a CDS encoding ArsA family ATPase, whose translation MARIIMISGKGGVGKTTVAAATGLAASKKGSRTLILSFDLAHSLADSFNLDLSLFDHNKGRPTQVAENLEIQEIDVAEELEREWSTIYQYLASLFASAGVSEVVAEEVAILPGMEDVVALIFINRYINKNLYDTIVVDCPPTSESLRFVNITATLEWYVKTRFSFDRQVGKLVRPLLGKSSSKMGIPEDDYFNSLKGMFSELNGIQKRLLDPTQTTVRLVCNPEKMVIRETQRAYMYFNLYGMTTEMVVINRVMPTSEGYFSRWAENQARYCQEVNEYFSPVPVVPVPYFANEVLGMERLSEVADVLYKQEDPTQIYVNQPSYAFAKEGDGYVLKMNLPFVDKRELTMTRSENDLVIRIGNFKRYVPLPTAMLHYSSVTAKKTANELQVIFQK comes from the coding sequence ATGGCTCGCATCATCATGATTTCAGGGAAGGGAGGCGTCGGGAAGACCACCGTCGCCGCGGCGACCGGGCTGGCTGCCTCCAAGAAGGGCTCCCGCACGCTGATCCTCTCCTTCGACCTGGCGCACAGCCTCGCGGACTCCTTCAACCTCGACCTCAGTCTCTTCGATCACAACAAGGGCCGCCCCACCCAGGTGGCCGAGAACCTGGAGATCCAGGAGATCGACGTCGCGGAGGAGCTCGAGCGCGAGTGGAGCACCATCTACCAATACCTGGCGTCGCTCTTCGCGTCCGCCGGCGTCTCCGAGGTGGTGGCCGAAGAGGTCGCGATCCTGCCCGGCATGGAGGACGTCGTCGCGCTGATCTTCATCAACCGCTACATCAACAAGAACCTCTACGACACCATCGTCGTGGACTGCCCTCCCACCAGCGAGTCGTTGAGGTTCGTCAACATCACCGCGACGCTCGAGTGGTACGTCAAGACGCGCTTCAGCTTCGACCGGCAGGTCGGCAAGCTCGTGCGCCCCCTGCTGGGCAAGAGCTCCTCCAAGATGGGCATCCCCGAGGATGACTACTTCAACAGCCTCAAGGGGATGTTCTCCGAGCTGAACGGCATCCAGAAACGCCTGCTGGACCCGACCCAGACCACCGTGCGGCTGGTGTGCAATCCCGAGAAGATGGTGATCCGGGAGACGCAGCGCGCCTACATGTACTTCAACCTGTATGGCATGACGACGGAGATGGTCGTCATCAACCGCGTGATGCCAACGTCGGAGGGCTACTTCTCGCGGTGGGCGGAGAACCAGGCTCGCTATTGCCAGGAAGTGAACGAGTATTTCAGCCCCGTGCCGGTCGTCCCCGTCCCCTACTTCGCCAACGAAGTCCTGGGCATGGAGCGCCTGAGCGAGGTGGCGGACGTCCTCTACAAGCAGGAGGACCCCACCCAAATCTATGTCAACCAGCCGTCCTATGCCTTCGCCAAGGAGGGTGACGGTTACGTCCTGAAGATGAACCTCCCGTTCGTGGACAAGCGCGAGCTGACGATGACGCGTTCCGAGAACGACCTGGTCATCCGCATCGGAAACTTCAAGCGCTACGTCCCGCTGCCGACCGCGATGCTCCACTACTCGTCGGTGACCGCGAAGAAGACGGCCAACGAATTGCAGGTCATCTTTCAGAAGTAA